CGGCGTCTGCGGCTATCTGGCCAAAGATCGGTGGATCAGTCGTGTTGATCGAGCCATCAGAATTTCGGGTAAAGACTGAAGCCAAGTCAAAACGAAAACCATCAACATGCATCTCTCGTACCCAATATCGTAGGCTTTCCAGCAATAATCGTCTGACAGCGCGGTTTGCTGTGTGCAACGTGTTACCTGTGCCGCTAAAATTTGAATATGGGTAATTCGGATCACCAGTAACCATGTAATAGGTTGAGTTGTCAATCCCTTTAAAGCTATACGTCGGACCAAGTTGATTCCCTTCACAAGTATGGTTGTAGACCACATCTAAAATTACCTCAATACCAGCAGCATGAAGCGATTCAACCATTTCGCGAAATTCGACCAACTGGCAACATGGTTCGGTTCCGCTAGAATATCCGTCATGCGGTGAGAAAAAATTCAGCGGCATGTATCCCCAATAGTTTCCATCGTCCGGATCAAACTGATAGACAGGCATCAGTTCAACAGCCGTGACACCCAGTTCTTGTAGGTAAGGAATCTTATCGATCACGCCTCGAAACGTACCGCGATGCTCTTCATCTACTTCTGAACTAGGGTCTCTGGTGAAACCGCGCACGTGCATCTCATAGATCACCAAATCAGATTCGTGATGTGGCAGTTTGAAAGGCTTTGAATGATCAATACATACTATAGGATCTAATAATATTCCTAGCGGAGCACGTCCAGCGTTAGAGCCTGGATTGATCGCTGCAGAGCGATCAAAATCGGGTGGAAAAAAAACGGCCCTTGCGTAGGGATCAAGCAGGATTTTCTCTGGGTCGAATGTGTGCCAATTAAAGCCAGCCGCAGGTGAAGGCCCGCCCACTTGATAGGCGTAGAACTTCGCATTCTCAGCCTCTTCCAAGGGCACACGACAATGCCAGATTGGACCTGACTTATTTTTAAGATAGTCGAGGGACTTTTGGTAGACAGGACGACTCCATTGATCCTGTTTGTAAAGTAAGAGGGTCACGCTATCCGCATGCTTTGAATAAATCGCAAAGTTGTACGCACGTTTGCCATCACCCCACGAGACTCCCAGCGGATACGGACTCCCCTCTACGCTCTCCCAGTTCAAAATATTATCATCCATTTGTTTCATCCCGTTAATGATGAGACCCTGTGCGACAATCAGTGAGTGGGATCAAACCTATTGTGGCAAACTGAGAAACTAAAAACGGTCTCTAGTTTTCTAGAATCCATGTCTCTGCATCTTCGGCTTGGCTTTGGTCGAAGTATTGTATTTTTGCTTTTGTGAATGGCCGACAAAACACTGCCATTCCGTGTTCCCAAGATTTTTCGCCAATCATCGCAATCTTTTTAATGTCTTTGAAATGCTTGAGATCGAACTTTATGTCTTCCCACAATGCGCCAGCTGTCCATCCGTGAAAGTCTTCCATTTCGAATAGAATCCGTAACTTACCATATTTGCTGATCCACTGTTCTACTTGTGGGGTGAATAGTTCGTAATCTTCTTTCGTTAGCTTGCCACTCACATGAACTCGGACCACATTGGTAGCTGAGTCTGCTTGTAGGTCAATTTCGTGGAATTTAATAGTCATGGCTTTCTCCTTCATTCTTATGATTAAAAGAATACATTACAAACTCTTAAATTGTATGTTAATTAAAACGGCAAACCTATCACAGTGGTTTGTCCACTATCGCAGCATCGTCAACAGTATGTTCGTTCCTCAGTCACCCCCATGCTGGTCAACCTTATTATCACCTCCCGTCGGCGGAAATGAATTCAGGCATTCACGCCGACAAAAAGCGACTTCAATAATCACGATCGTTAAGAAAAAACCACCTAGCCAGAGGAACATTTCGCGGCCTTCATTCCACAAATGCAATATCAGCAGGCTAACGGTTATCAGCATCAGTACAATACCTAGCAGAATAATCCAGGCTCAGGTTAGCAACAGAAACCGCAATCGAAACCATACAGAAACCGCAATCGAAACCAACAAAAACGTCATACTTGAAAACAAGGCAATGAATTCCAGGCTGCCGAGTATGGTGAATGCTCCAGCTAAAACCGTCAATAAAACGATTGCGATCCATGGCACATCCGTTCGGCTTCGAAACGAGAATGAATGGGGCATGCGGTTTTCAGTCGCCATCTCGGCCATCATACGTGATGCACCGAATGCGGTTGCATTCACAGCTGATGATGTTGCCAACAGAGCTGCAAGGTCAACCAATATCCCACCAGCATTTCCCAGCGCAGGCTCCGCAGCAACAGCCAGTGCATATTCTTCAGCAGCAGCAATTTCGCTGGGTGTCAAATTACCGACAGCAATAACAGCAACACCAAAGTAAATCAGCGAAGTGATGGCAATGGAACCGTAAATACCCCATGGTATATTGCGTTCTGCATTTTCAGTCTCCATAACCGCGTTAGTAATCAGTTGAAATCCCTCGAATGCGACAAAGATCATCGCTCCAGCAATGAATACAGATGGAACCCCCTTCTCAAATACCGGAAATAAATGATCCTGCTTGACCGAGAAGATTCCAGCGACGGCAAATAGGCTAAGTAGAATGACTTTCGTGAATACAATGATGACTTCGGTATTTCCACTCGACTTCACACCTTGCAGATTGATCAACATGAAAAAGAGAAGGACTCCCGCTGAAAGCACAATTCGGACGGCCTGTGAATCGGAACTGCCCAGTAAATGTGCTCCATAGGCACCAAATGTATAAGCATAGAGTGCGAGGGTTCCGACATAACCAATAACGACTGTCCAGCCAACAATTCCGGCAAAATTTGGATGTCCTGGAAACGCTCGATCAAGATAGGTAAAACTTGCACCGTCACTATGGAACCCGAGAGCTAGCTTGACATAAGAGTATCCCGCTGCGAGTGCCACGAAACTACCTACAAGAAATGCGAGTGGTGCGGCATGGCCTGAAATTTTAACAGCCATCCCAAGTACCGAAAAAATGCCACCACCAATCATTCCACCGATGCCCATCGCTAGTAGTTCGGGTAAGCCGAGCTTCTGAGTCTGTTTTTGGTTCGCAGTGGCTTGTATCTTATTTAGATAGTTGATCATAATATATCTATTGAGTTGTCGTCATTTATTGCAGATACTTGATTAGCATAATTCGGTCTTAATGTTTGCTGAGTTCATAGACGTAGAGGATCGGAATCACCAACAGGAAAAACCATCCTATAATATCGAGCAGCACAGGAGGCGAGTCTCGTAGTATTCCGCGAGTCAACCCCGTTTTGGACAATACCTCTCTCTTCCAAATGATGACCAATCCTGGTATCGAAAACAAGGTGGCAAACGCCGCTTCGAATAAACGATTGTCTGAAAAGTCTCCTACGACGGCACCTAAAATTCCATTCACTATCATCACGACAACAGCTAATAATTTTTCTTTTGTCAGCGGCATATGTCGATCCTTTCCAATGTTTTCAAGTCGATAGTATTATGAACGATACCCATCAGACAGGATAAGTTTCCATGTGGCATGTTAGGATTGATCTTCATTGCCTTAACAGGATCCAATCAGTACTTATAACAAATCTCCCTCTTTCAAAGCCAACAAGTGTTGGATGAGATCGACGATTGTAATATCTGTGATGACTCGCTTATGTGAGTCGACAACCGGAATCTCTTTCACATTCGCTGCAAGCATTCGGCGTGTGACGACTCCGATTTCTTCTTCAGCGGTCGCACAAATTGGCTGCTTTCGCATGATGTCACCCGCGGTCTCTCGCGAAAGCAACCCGATCAAGGAACGCGCGTGAATCGTTGGTTCGTAATCTTGGTCGAAAACATGGCGGGTCAGCGCACTCAAAGAGATTGTACCTACGAGTTCCTTCCGATCATTTACGACGTT
The sequence above is a segment of the Gimesia algae genome. Coding sequences within it:
- a CDS encoding glycogen debranching protein, with the translated sequence MDDNILNWESVEGSPYPLGVSWGDGKRAYNFAIYSKHADSVTLLLYKQDQWSRPVYQKSLDYLKNKSGPIWHCRVPLEEAENAKFYAYQVGGPSPAAGFNWHTFDPEKILLDPYARAVFFPPDFDRSAAINPGSNAGRAPLGILLDPIVCIDHSKPFKLPHHESDLVIYEMHVRGFTRDPSSEVDEEHRGTFRGVIDKIPYLQELGVTAVELMPVYQFDPDDGNYWGYMPLNFFSPHDGYSSGTEPCCQLVEFREMVESLHAAGIEVILDVVYNHTCEGNQLGPTYSFKGIDNSTYYMVTGDPNYPYSNFSGTGNTLHTANRAVRRLLLESLRYWVREMHVDGFRFDLASVFTRNSDGSINTTDPPIFGQIAADADLAHVRLIGEPWDAGGAYQLGRNFPGTKWMQWNAAYRDTIQRFVRGEAGNVPDFMTRIYGSSDSFPDDLVHAYHPYQGINYVTSHDGFTLYDLVSFNHKNNWTNGHCNMDGHDDFSWNCGWEGDDEVPVDVMQLRKQQVKNFFCLLMLSEGTPMFRMGDEFLQTQHGNSNPYNQDNETTWLDWQRLEDNHEIFRFFKMMIQFRRTHPSICRSRFWRNDIHWYGVKRMVDMSSESHSLAYCLHGSSQHDNDLYVMINASSQTLKFGIHEGFAGQWMRVIDTSLDTPEDIVEKPSITLETPYYDVGSHSIAVLLRS
- a CDS encoding CBS domain-containing protein is translated as MSLLDNKTSKIRISEVIKGLGPRDLPVVPENASIEDVMSTIVDCRHSRMLNVVNDRKELVGTISLSALTRHVFDQDYEPTIHARSLIGLLSRETAGDIMRKQPICATAEEEIGVVTRRMLAANVKEIPVVDSHKRVITDITIVDLIQHLLALKEGDLL
- a CDS encoding SpoIIAA family protein, which translates into the protein MTIKFHEIDLQADSATNVVRVHVSGKLTKEDYELFTPQVEQWISKYGKLRILFEMEDFHGWTAGALWEDIKFDLKHFKDIKKIAMIGEKSWEHGMAVFCRPFTKAKIQYFDQSQAEDAETWILEN
- a CDS encoding APC family permease, whose translation is MINYLNKIQATANQKQTQKLGLPELLAMGIGGMIGGGIFSVLGMAVKISGHAAPLAFLVGSFVALAAGYSYVKLALGFHSDGASFTYLDRAFPGHPNFAGIVGWTVVIGYVGTLALYAYTFGAYGAHLLGSSDSQAVRIVLSAGVLLFFMLINLQGVKSSGNTEVIIVFTKVILLSLFAVAGIFSVKQDHLFPVFEKGVPSVFIAGAMIFVAFEGFQLITNAVMETENAERNIPWGIYGSIAITSLIYFGVAVIAVGNLTPSEIAAAEEYALAVAAEPALGNAGGILVDLAALLATSSAVNATAFGASRMMAEMATENRMPHSFSFRSRTDVPWIAIVLLTVLAGAFTILGSLEFIALFSSMTFLLVSIAVSVWFRLRFLLLT